In the genome of Brachypodium distachyon strain Bd21 chromosome 3, Brachypodium_distachyon_v3.0, whole genome shotgun sequence, the window TCAGGGGGACAAAAGCAAAGGATTGCAATTGCACGCGCTATCATTAAGAACCccaaaatatttttgttaGATGAGGCTACTAGCGCATTGGATGTGGAGTCAGAGAGGATAGTTCAAGAGGGACTGAATAGGATTATGGTTGACAGAACTATGATTGTGGTTGCACATCGTCTAACTACTGTGAGAAATGCCCATTGCATATCAGTTGTTCAACAAGGAAAGATAGTTGAGCAAGGTCAAGATTCCATTCCCATGGCTCACTTCTTATCAATCACCTATTTGTCATATTTTAACTACACTCATCAATTTCTTACCTTGATGTACTCTTTAACAGGTCACCATGATGAATTAGTACTAAACCCAAATGGGGCTTACTTTCAACTTATTCAGCTTCAAGGAAtctcagaagaagaagagcagaaAGTAGATCGTCGAATGCCTGATACAAGGTCTAATAATACACACCTGTCATTTAGGCTGTCTATTAGTAGAGATTCTGCAGGGAATAGTAGTCAGGATTCCTTAACCCTCCCACTCGGGCAGCCTGGCACAGTTGAGTTTTCCGAAGACAATGATACATGCGGGGAGAATCAGAAAGAGCATGATGATGATTGTGAAGTCCCAAAGAAAGGTCCTATGGGAAGGCTAGCGCTTCTTAACAAACCAGAGGTACCTATGATTCTGCTAGGATCCATTGCTGCAGGAGTTCATGGAGTGCTTTTCCCAATGTTTAGTGTAATGCTTTCCAGTGCGGTTAAAACTTTCTACGAGCCACCAGATAAACTCAAAAAGGATTCTAGCTTTTTGGGTCTGATGTGTGTTGTGCTGGGTATCATTTCGATAATCTTGATACCAGCAGAGTTCTTCTTGTTTGGAATTGCCGGAGGGAAGCTTATAGAGCGCATCCGTGGTTTGTCATTTCAAAGCATTGTGCACCAAGAAATGGCATGGTTTGATGATCCTAAAAATTCCAGGTTACTTAcgatttttttctcttggtttCTACATTCTCTAGATTCCATGGCTTTACTTTCATGTACTAATTGCCAAATTATGTATTACAGTGGAGCACTTGGTGCAAGACTGTCAGTTGATGCATTGAATGTCCGTCGTTTAGTGGGAGATAACTTGGGCTTGACTATTCAGGTTATATCAACACTTCTAGCAGGATTTATCATTGCTATTATAGCTGACTGGCAGCTCTCTTTGATCATCATGTGTGTGATTCCACTAGTGGGTCTCCAGAGTTATGCCCAAGTGAAGTTCTTGAAGGGTTTCAGCCAAGATGCTAAGGTAATCCACGAATATATGCAGCTAGGCATTTCTTCTAGTGGTATGACGTTCTTAAAATGATTCCCAAAAACTAAATATTACTACACTGTATTTCCATCAGACCTGTTCCTCTGGACATAAGTAGGGTCCCTGAAGTGCAAATTTGACCATTTTCACTATGATATAGTTAAAAATCCCagcaaaaataattataattTGCAATGACAAATCTAGCATGTGATTTAATTAAAATAGATTTAAATATAGagaaaaatactttttttgTCCCTCAACTTGTCGGAAAGTTCATTTCTCGTCCCTCAAAAACAATTCGAACTTTTTTCATCCCTCAACtttcaaaaccggacactTTTACTCCTTAAGGCTATCCGAAGCGGTTTGTCTAGCCACGTGTCCGGTTTGCACTTAATTCCGTGACCGCCGAGGCTGTTGAAATTGGCCGTCGTCGTGCTCTGGATCTCGTCCAGGCACTGGTTGTACTCCATCTGCATCATCCATATCttgattggaaaaaaaaataatgaaaaaacTATGCGAAAACCAGACACGTGGGATAGGAAAACCACTTTGGATGGACTGAGGGACTAAAagtgtccggttttgaaaattgaggAACGAAAATAGTACGAAATTTTTTTGAGGGCCGAAAAACGAACTTTTCgacaagttgagggacgaaaaaagtaCTTTTCTCTTAAATATATGGGTGGCAAGAGTGTCGAGTTTTTTACTCTGTTTATCCTAAAACGACACACCAGAGCGAGCAGTAATGTTGTCTGGAATCTGGATGTTGTTAGTTTCTTAGTGAGTATCAAACTAGAACTACCTAACCCCTGCTTCACATCTCACATATGTCGTCATGCTCATCCGTGTCCCCCCATGCCTGGATCATTCCTCCATGTTCGTGCTTGCCCTTGGCCTGCAACATTACAGCGTGTCCTCGGTGACTCATTTCCGCCACGCCACGGCGTCCACGCCATGCCTCTTTGGGACCCATGCCATGTTCCATTTCATTTGAGAAAGTAAGGAGCTGGTCAACTTAGTTTTCTAAGGGGACTGGGGGAGCTTCGGTGTGTTTCCATTAGTTAGcgtattaatttgtttttttagatttttagTAGTGTGTGTGATTGTGAGCCCATAACACCATTGTACTCACTGCCTCTGCTCCTGGTCGTTACTTCAGCAAGTGGACGAGCGGGAGATTTTTATGGAGGCATGTACAAAAGTGGAGCAGGTGGTTTAGGAGATGTTTACCCACAGTGGGTGGCAGTCTGATTTACACCATGGGGTGCTAGTTGAGTGTTCAGCTTGTTATAAAACGATGTTTATGGGTGTTGTTTTGCGTCAGATCATTTTGGTTGTGTGCATTTTGTTATGAAGAGACCGAGTGTGAACTTTGTGTTGATGCATTGGCTTGATGCAACGTTACGGTTCAATAAAGCTCCGATAATAAAAAAGAACCCCTAATAGTATATAATAGTAGAGATGTAACATTGTTTTGTTCTACGAAGTTTAAAAAGTGCAGTCAAATATTATAATTTCATAAGAATAGGAAGAATCGTCGTTTACTTTAGAtaattatttttcctttttgaaagCTTGTTAAGTTTGTGATGTCGGGTTGCTGATTTTCCAGATGATGTATGACGATGCAAGTCAACTGGCCATAGATGCAATTAGTAGTATTAGGACTATAGCTTCTTTCTGTTGTGAGAAAAGAATTACAAGAATATATGATCTCAAATGCGAAGCCTCAATGAATCAAGGAGTCAGAACTGGAATAGTTGGAGGAATTGGATATGGTTTCTCATTCATGATGCTGTACCTTGCATACAGTCTTTGTTCCTATGTTGGAGCACAATTTGTGCGCCATGGAAAATCAAGTTTTGACGACGTTTTCCGGGTATGTAAAGAATTACTTCAGTAGGATCATTTCTTCTTAAGTCTTTCAATTCTTCGTAAGAAATTTTTTAGTCTTAATCTCTGCATCCTTAACCACAGTTAGTACTTTCAAGATCTGATTTCGCATACTAATAATAAGTCAAACCTTGCAGGTTTTCTTTGCACTGGTTATGGCAACTATTGGAGTATCTCAATCTAGCGCAAGGGCCACCGATTCATCAAAAGCAAAGGATTCAGCTATATCCgtttttgctttgcttgacAGAAAGTCCGAAATCGACTCAAGCAGCAAGGAGGGTATTACATTGGATGTGGTCAAGGGCGACATTGATTTCCTACATGTCAGTTTCAAGTACCCAACTCGTCCAGATATTCAAATCTTCACTGACTTTACCATGCACATACCCTCTGGCAAGGTCAGCTTACTTTTCCTATCCTAGTCACATACGTAGTACAGTGATTTACTTAGCAGCTTGCTTTCCTTATGATCTTCTGTAGACTGTTGCACTTGTTGGAGGGAGTGGTAGTGGCAAGTCAACAATAATCGCACTGCTGGAGCGATTCTACGATCCTAATTCAGGTACCATCTCACTGGATGGTGTGGAAATAAAGAGCTTAAACATTACTTGGTTGAGAGACCAGATGGGACTGGTGAGCCAAGAGCCTGTACTCTTCAATGACACAATCCATGCGAATATATGCTATGGTAAGAATATGGAAgtcaccgaggaggagcttaTTGCGGCCTCAAGGGCATCGAATGCACATGAGTTCATATCGAGCCTTCCACAAGGATATGCTACCTCTGTTGGGGAGAGGGGGATACAGCTATCTGGTGGCCAGAAGCAGCGGGTGGCAATTGCAAGGGCTATACTCAAAGATCCTAAGATGCTACTACTTGATGAGGCGACTAGTGCCTTGGACGTTGAGTCGGAACGCATTGTTCAAGATGCCTTAGATCATGTGATGGTTGGCAGGACCACGGTTGTTGTGGCGCACCGCCTCTCGACAATCAAAGCTGCTGACATGATTGTTGTTCTCAAGGATGGTGCAGTAGTGGAGAAAGGAAGACATGAGGCGCTGATGAACATCCAAGGTGGAGTGTATGCTTCACTAGTAGAACATCACTTAGTGTGATGTGATCATTTGTTGTTGTAGTTGTAGAACTGTAATCTTTCGATCATAATGAACGGCTTTGTGCTTCTGCTTTTCGATTTTGAATTTCCCAAATTTATGTGTAAATGGGTGTAGCTTTTCTACCGTGCCTAATAGGCTAATACATATATAATATAAATATTTAAGCTAGAAGCTGCAATAGAAACTAAAGCTGCACTATTTCCTTTCAACGGGCGCACACTTCAATCAGTGAGTATGGTCCAAGCAGAGAGTGCATGAATGTATCTCATGATATCCCATATATAGTCAGCTGCATGCAAACTAGAGATGCTATTACGTGCATTTGTTTTCCAAATTGAACaattcaaaaaggaaaaactttCAAATCGGTGTCAGAATTTTGATTTGCTTTCGCTGtcggttttttttaaaaccaaCTTTTATTTCGACAACTCTTGAACTTTTGGTCCACTGCATGACTGCATCCAATTCTGACTTCTCTGATGGACTCTTTGACTGCATTATAGGCATTTTCACTCGCGTGATGGTATATTTGCCTTCTTTACTCGAACTTTCTATCCATTGCAGCATCCAAAACAACTTTGGCTCATTCGCTAGCAACtttgcatatattttttcagCAGCAAAGATACATATCATCAAGCATACATTTACACATAGATCATGTCAACACCATATTTACTTTGCATTTCTTTTCGAAAACGGAAGTTATATTAATCTCACGGAATATCGATCTGTACAAGACAGAGTATCAACTCCTCAGCCTGTATATGCAAGACGCGCACATCCGTAAAGTACCAAAATGCAACGATTGGAACCAGAACTCTAAACCGATCCAATTCGTAGAATAGATTGTCTCCAAGTTGGGTAAGAAAAGGTCTCTAACCACTCAGTCCAATTTGTAAGTTGCATGTCATCAAACACAGCTCTCGGTCAACTGCTTTTGAGAAGTGTAGACCAAGTGACCAACTACATTAAGTGTTACAATATTTCTGCATAGCCAAATTGCCCAATATAAAATTGTTCCCCTAGTCATAAGAAACATGCTCAAGCTGACCAAAAACCTAACATATGAGGTACATTAGGAAAGGGATAAATTATATATTATAACCTACTTCAACCATTGACTACACGGCACGAGACatggcataaaaaaaaaaggtaaactATAGTCTCACAAAAACATCAGTTAGCACTACCATGCCTATTCTGAAGTACCGAGGGAAACTCCACAGTAGCACAAACAAAGAGCTCTGAGTGTTGTATGGTGGAGTTCTTAGCCTTGGCAAAACAAGAGCTCAGATGTgaaatacttcctctgtcccaacaaaggatgtctcaattttgactaaatttgaatgcatctatacaccaagtcatgtgtagatatattcaaattttaacaaacttgagacatcttttgttggacggagggagtataatttttttaacccAATAATTGCTCGAACATACACAACAAGGGCTTAAGGTTTTGAGCTTTATCTAAATCATGGTCCATAAAAAGGATCACATTGTCCGCATATTGCAGAATAGACAAGCCACCATCTACTAGATGTGGCAGTACTCCTCCGCCAATTAGACCATCAACTAACTCTTTCAAGCATAGCCACAATGTTGATCTTTCCGAGTTTGAATTAAATGTCCAACGTtgccccccccacccccccccaccccccccccacacCCCCAATCCATTTCCCAAATCCACGAATTCCACTGTGCACAAATCACGGCTTGACGATATGTATCACAAACAATTAATATCACAAGTGTGCTATAGTCCTGCCTTCAAAAAGAAAGTGTGATATAGTCCTAATGCATTGCAAACACGTGCTTCCAAGACATGGACTTGAACTTTCCTGTACTTTTAACATTTCCGAGTCTCCCGTGTGATCATCTATTCTTATGTATCCACGCCACATTGCATTTCCTATCATGATCAGAATCTACAGAGAATTTACGCAATTATTGTGGCACCGTGCGGCTACAAGACCCAGGCGGATCCGTATACAGAAATGCTAATGTACAGGCATTTCTAGGGGAACAAGCAGTCTTGTCGTGAAGTATCTATACAGCTTTCACTGGTCCCGATCACGGTCACGGTAAATTGGCTGCGGCGTCCACTTGAAGTGCAAGTTCAGCTTTCCGGATTTAGCACCTTGTAACGCATATGTATCTTGGAACTCACCTTCAAGTATCGCTCTTGTAAGTGTCAAGATGCATCTCCCAATGTAATCCTGCAATTTCGGTAGATTAAAATTAGCCCAAGAAAATCTAAATAACAGAGACCACGTTTAAGGCTACAGGATGTACTGAAGCATAGTTTTTACTTCAGTAGTCCCTGGACGAAAACTTCGCAGGTCTCACAGATATTGCTTGAGGGTAAACCTTGAAGGTAGTTAGACTCAGATTAGTTATAACACTAAACCCATGATTCAAAATCTACTTGACCCTATTCACATCTCTAACTCCGACCCAAATCTTACGGGACTGTCATTGGAGATATGCAGCGATCTCACCTGACTATTTGTGTTTTGTTCTCTTTCTGCTCCACTGTCACCTTTTCAAGTCACCCAGATCCCGCACCCAATCCGATGCCCATCTTATGCTACCAGCCATTGTAGCATACTATTTCCCTTTTTTGCAGGTGCACATTTTATGGCAAGCTTTGCAACTATGGATTTTGCTTTACCTTTTTCTTACACGATGTGCATTATTTATTGGAGTGTGGCTGCACCCATGTGTGGAAAATTCATATCTGTATGGGAAATGACTTCCTGGTTCAATCCATTCCGAGAGTTATATGTTGCAGAACTACAAACAGTTAAAGATATATAAAGTAACATACGCAACAGTTTTGAACACTGGACAATTAAATATTAGGAGGTGCAAGTGTGCAACCCCACCAGAGGTCCACAGCTAGTCCCTTCAGTGTATCCTCGTTTCTTCCTCATTTTTTCCCACAATTTTGTTCAATGAtcagcaagaaaaaaacagttcAACAAGTGCTACAATGCATATTCCGCAAACCCCTATCAAATCCAGGACATCAAAATCTTGATCTATAATCATATGCATATTACATGAAtaaatctactccctccgatccataataagtgtcagggatttagtacaaagttgacCATCaaaatccccgacacttattatggatcagagtaTCTAATATGACCATCAAAATTAAGAGAGATGAAACAGAAATGAACCTTTCCAAATGTATCATGGTCCCATACTTCCACCATGAGCAAGTCATGCAGGGCATCTTCTACTACAAAGTCAAATGTCTGGTTCCATATTGGATTTAGCGTCTCAGTCACCACCTGCAAATATATTGAATCATatatggaaaaagaaaaatggtgaCACAGAACTGCAGATAGGTACAGAAACTAACCCTTGTCTTCTTTTTGGTTTCTCCCTTCTTTAGATACAAGACAACAAATGGGTCAGCCTTTCCCATCACATCCATTGCTGGCAATTCTTCTGCAGATATAACAGTTACTGAAAGGACTCCTCGCATAATAACATTTTTCCTCTGGTTGACATCAAATCCATTAGACTCTGTCTTGAGGACCTTTTCCAAAGATGTTAACTGGATCTGACTAGCAAAAGGATTGGAGACCCCTTCTTGTTTACCAAAAGGGTAGTACAGGAGCTCCAGGTGTACCTGACAAACAAATGGACAAATCATTAACTTCTCTACAAGAAATATTTAGAAGTGCCAGTGCCATGATGTACCCTAAGAGATGGCCCATATCACTTCCATTCAATGATCCATGAAACCGAAACATAGACAAAGAAACACCATACATTGACAGTCATCATCATGTAATTACAGaataaaaatgattaaataaACCAATCTTTGGCACCGCAGTTCTTGGCTTTATCTCGCGATATGGCATAAAACTGCCAGATACTACATTTCAGCATTGATTGGCTAAGAGAAGTAGCGTCACGATGCAAAGAGATTATTTGGCTCCATGTTTACTAACTcatctttattttttccaCAAAAAACTCGTTATATAAGTAACTTGGACAAATTGTTTCTTTTCGTATGAAATGAAACAGGGCGAAAATcctttcatctaaaaaaaaaaactcgttATATAAGAACAACACTCTCATCAGCAGAAGGCTTGAGGATCCCCATGAACATGAAGCCTGAGATAACAAAAAACTAAGTTGCTCATCTTATAAAACAGTACATGAGTTGCTTCGTTCACTACAATACTCAGAGTTTCTACCGCATACAATTAAACAGAAGTCCgaaatccatttttctttaaaTTTAAACATAAGGTCTGAAGAAACCAATAAATGCTCAACTAGGTCCATGAAGCTGCCACAATGCCACAGTTGCTCAACTGGGTGTACTCCGTCTACTTGAAGTTGTTCATGCGCCGTGCGGTCTTTGATCTGTCGATGAGACGAGGCGAGGATGATCTGAACAGCTTGGCAAGGATGCGGAGCCGAGCTGAGGCTGGCGGTGTGGGTCGGAAGTGGGGTAGCAAGGGGGACCGATCCAGTGGCCCGAAAGGTCAAGGTGGTGGCGCAGGAGTAGGGCTCAGATTGGCGCAGCGCAGGCTAAGTCGGTGGCATAGGATGGGGCAGGGTGCTGCGGACGGACACAGGCGACGGTGAATAGGGAGCTAGTGGTGGCGAGAATTTGcatggccggcggcagcaATCGATCGCTGGAGGCAGCAAATCAGCCTGCGACGGGAGGGAGGGATGGCGAGGGGGGTAGCATCGGACGAGGTGAAATTTTAGCCTGCCAAAAAAATCTCAGGATAGGGGGTGGTGTTGTCCCTATTTCTGGTGAGATTTGAGAATATAGGGTGAACCCCTAAAAAAATTATTGGGATTGGGGATCTGTTGGAGCATGAAAGTTGGCTTTTTAGCAGTTTTTACTTTTTACTTTTTTAGGGATTGGGGGTGGTACAGGGATTTGCCAGACATGCTCTAAGACAGAGAATAAGAACGACCTGGTCTACCAGTGTGGGCCATGATATGACCAGAGGCCACCATGTTCGGCTAGCTAACTGTCAGGTAAGAGGAAACAGAGGTTTCCTGGAGTAACATAGACCGAGGACAGGAAAGACATGGGTTAAGTGTACTTTGTTGGTTATTCTAAATTATCGATGTCACTAGAAAACACTTTATTAAatagaacaaaaaaacataaagAGCAAAAGTGGCAGGAATACATTACTTGGAATTATATTAGTAGTTTAGTACTCAGCAGTTACATTCATAATGGTAAATAGCAAATGCCATGAGACCATAATGGTATGGAACCACATGTTAGTAAGCTATAAAGCTATATATAGGGAAGTTATTATGAAAACTGCACCAACTGACCTGACCACGAGGTTTCTTATCCCTCTGAATTTCAAGGTCTTTCACAAGTTCCAACCAAACATCTTTCACCTTTCCAGGCTGAAGATCCGCCAAGTCTACTCGAGCACAACCAATAATCTCCGATGGTTGCAGCCCTTCGTCATCATAAATTTTCACAGTCAGATGCTGGGTTACTGAGTCCTCGACCACAAATTCATAGTGTTCGTTCCAGATAGGGTTCAAATCATTGTTCTGCAGCAGAATAAATGTAAGGGTGCagttcattttatttgatcAGATGAATGCATCTTACTTACTAttgttttgcttttcttcgtTTTTGCACTCAGTGGGCGTATATAAAGCACAGCAAATGGGTCAGACTTTCCAACAAGGTCTTTGTTCTTCAAGTCCCTAGCTTCCACAAGTTTTACTTCTAATACTCCAACAGGTTTCAGTTCCAAGTCACTGAAAAGGGTAGGCATAATGTCACTACTCGTAAGACAGACatagaattatactccctAATCTTCAAAGTAATTAATTACCTATAGTCTCCTGGCACAATGGGAACAATTATGCGATTAGGCCATGTCAGTGTGTCCTCAATGGTATCACGTATTGTTCCCTGAGTTGTCTCAAGAATGAAATATGTGCAGCAGTATGCAAATTAAGTGTTAGCTGATACTGTAGGGGTTACCATACCTCAATGGCATCAGAAATTCCAGGAATTGCTGTCATTTCGCCACCAACAACCTTGAGGGTGAAATCTACCTTGCTCTGAAGTCAAATTAATTTCAATGATTTAATTCGCTGTGATTTTTTGCAACATCGTATGATCAAAAGAAACTGGTGTACCTTCTCTCTCAAAGAAACACAAACAGCTCCAAAGCAGGGGAGTTCAGAAACCAGAGGCTTAAAGACTAGCCGCAGTACTCCTGTGAATCCAATATTTTTTACCTACAGATAGAAGAACTTAGAAACAGATATTAGTGCTTTAAATAAGTGGTTGCaccatgataaaaaaaatagagtaaATATTATGGAACCCCAACAATTGGGGATTTGGTATCAGATAACCACAACCTTTGGGAAAAAATCACATAACCACAAGTATTTCGTTAATTATAAACAGAGAACCCAAATTATGAGATCTGGGGCCTCGTACAGCAAAACTGACCAGTTGGGACCATTGGTCAGTCAGCACATGGACAGAAAAACCTGGACCCTGAGCCGATCCCGACCAGACGGCGAAACAGACTTGCCCGACCCCAACCAGTCGAGCCCAGGTTCAGCTTTGGTCTGTTTTTTGCCACGTGGCAACTGCAGGTGGCCCCAACCAGTCAGTTTCACTGTCAAAGGCTCTAGATCTCATCATTTGGGTTCCCGGTTGCAAGTTAGGCAAATAGTTATTATGTAAAAAAACTCCAAAAGTTGTGGTTATCTGACACCAAATCCCCAATGCCGGGGCTCCATGATATCTACTCAAACTAATAAGATGAGAAGGTTAGTGTAGCATGATGCAAGGAGAATAAAGAGTCAGCTATGAAACTCAAGTCAAATGTGACATTGTTTCCGCGTCTCTGGTAATTCTGTTCAaaaatcaaaccaaaaggAGTAATACAATTCTCATTAGAAGAAACTGAATCTTCAAATTGCAATCGCTAGACACGAGTATAGCTGTAGTTTGTTTGTTATTACTGATACGAAGTGAGAATACTCCATGGTAACACATCTAAAATCACATTTTGTAATGCAGGGTTCTGTATTTAAATGCACATTACTACATTTGTGAATTACCTGCACAGGGAGTGAAATCCCCAGTGTTGTTTGGATGTCGAGTACTATGTTGGGATTACCATCCCACTGCATCTCAAGCTCCATGGTGATACCAGAACTGTCACTATCCAGGATTGAAACTCCTGAAAAGATCATTTGTTAAAATCATTTGTAAGAGGATCCAACCAGCCATAACATGAATACGACAAGGGAGAAGAAATCATCAACAGAAAACTATGATATCACATAAATGTGTTCCTCATCGATGACATATGATTTGAAAAGGCATCGGGATACTTCAGCTCTATGTTTCAAAGAAACAGATATTGTTGATGTATCATGAAACAGCAAACAGCGTTTTCTGGCCTGGTAATATGTATAAGCTGGGTACAGATCTTTGGTTCAGGATGCATGAGAGATCTGTTGCTGCACTAACTGTTATTGAACAAACATTATGAGAAGGTCTTACCCTGTTATGTTGGAAGAAACAAAGCCACTCAACTATGTTAATACCCTTATGAAGCATGACGTGGGTGACCATATTAAACATAAGGTTTGTGAACCAATAAACAGAACAATTGTTAGCTGGTTGTTGATGTTCTTTTCCAGCCTTGCCATAGCTATAGACGAACTTTTCTCTAAACATAAGTCGTTCTACAACCTCGAGGCGTATTTTACTCCCTGCTATTTTACCTTAGTTGAGTAAGTTTCATTCTAACTGTAGAAATTAAAATTTCAATGTCAAAAGGGGGTAAAACAAAGAATTAATTATTTCAATGAGGGAAAAGGCTATGATTCATGTACTCATTAATTCATGTGCACAAAATTAAAAACTTAAGAGAACCAAGCTCAGGTTGGGTGGTCAGCCCAGCGAGGGATGCTGGCTGCCCACCAGGGTTCGACCCCCGAAGGTCGCAGTCTGGTGTCTCACTTTGCCAAAAATTAatatatgtatctatatactgtcAGAATGAAATCGCGCATCTCTTACAGTTTAATGTCAGAAA includes:
- the LOC100822130 gene encoding ABC transporter B family member 4 isoform X1, whose amino-acid sequence is MEDAASPANGRRDGKEEEVIKGLFRHADGADLLLMLAGTVGALANGMSQPLMTVIVGDLVDAFGGATIDTVLQRVNKAVLSFIYLGIGTAVASFLQVSCWTITGERQATRIRSLYLKSVLRQDISFFDVEMTTGKIISRMSEDTVILQDAIGEKVGKCVQLVATFVGGFIVAFYKGWFLSVVMLGCIPVVVLAVGAMSKVLSKISNKGQTSYSDAGNVVEQTVGAIKTVVSFNGEKKAIAAYTKLIHRAYKTSVQEGLAIGFGMGSVFFMVFSTYGLAIWYGGKLILTKGYTGGKVLSILFAMMTGAKSLGNAIPCMTSFIEGKSAAQRLFATIKRKPEIDPDDKTGKQLEHISGDVELKDVYFSYPARPQQLIFHRFSLHVCSGTTMAIVGESGSGKSTVISLVERFYDPQAGEILIDGINIKSLRLDSIRGKIGLVSQEPLLFMTSIRDNITYGKEDATSEEIKRAAELANAGDFIDKLPNGYDTMVGQRGAQLSGGQKQRIAIARAIIKNPKIFLLDEATSALDVESERIVQEGLNRIMVDRTMIVVAHRLTTVRNAHCISVVQQGKIVEQGHHDELVLNPNGAYFQLIQLQGISEEEEQKVDRRMPDTRSNNTHLSFRLSISRDSAGNSSQDSLTLPLGQPGTVEFSEDNDTCGENQKEHDDDCEVPKKGPMGRLALLNKPEVPMILLGSIAAGVHGVLFPMFSVMLSSAVKTFYEPPDKLKKDSSFLGLMCVVLGIISIILIPAEFFLFGIAGGKLIERIRGLSFQSIVHQEMAWFDDPKNSRLLTIFFSWFLHSLDSMALLSCTNCQIMYYSGALGARLSVDALNVRRLVGDNLGLTIQVISTLLAGFIIAIIADWQLSLIIMCVIPLVGLQSYAQVKFLKGFSQDAKMMYDDASQLAIDAISSIRTIASFCCEKRITRIYDLKCEASMNQGVRTGIVGGIGYGFSFMMLYLAYSLCSYVGAQFVRHGKSSFDDVFRVFFALVMATIGVSQSSARATDSSKAKDSAISVFALLDRKSEIDSSSKEGITLDVVKGDIDFLHVSFKYPTRPDIQIFTDFTMHIPSGKTVALVGGSGSGKSTIIALLERFYDPNSGTISLDGVEIKSLNITWLRDQMGLVSQEPVLFNDTIHANICYGKNMEVTEEELIAASRASNAHEFISSLPQGYATSVGERGIQLSGGQKQRVAIARAILKDPKMLLLDEATSALDVESERIVQDALDHVMVGRTTVVVAHRLSTIKAADMIVVLKDGAVVEKGRHEALMNIQGGVYASLVEHHLV
- the LOC100822130 gene encoding ABC transporter B family member 4 isoform X2, with amino-acid sequence MEDAASPANGRRDGKEEEVIKGLFRHADGADLLLMLAGTVGALANGMSQPLMTVIVGDLVDAFGGATIDTVLQRVNKAVLSFIYLGIGTAVASFLQVSCWTITGERQATRIRSLYLKSVLRQDISFFDVEMTTGKIISRMSEDTVILQDAIGEKVGKCVQLVATFVGGFIVAFYKGWFLSVVMLGCIPVVVLAVGAMSKVLSKISNKGQTSYSDAGNVVEQTVGAIKTVVSFNGEKKAIAAYTKLIHRAYKTSVQEGLAIGFGMGSVFFMVFSTYGLAIWYGGKLILTKGYTGGKVLSILFAMMTGAKSLGNAIPCMTSFIEGKSAAQRLFATIKRKPEIDPDDKTGKQLEHISGDVELKDVYFSYPARPQQLIFHRFSLHVCSGTTMAIVGESGSGKSTVISLVERFYDPQAGEILIDGINIKSLRLDSIRGKIGLVSQEPLLFMTSIRDNITYGKEDATSEEIKRAAELANAGDFIDKLPNGYDTMVGQRGAQLSGGQKQRIAIARAIIKNPKIFLLDEATSALDVESERIVQEGLNRIMVDRTMIVVAHRLTTVRNAHCISVVQQGKIVEQGHHDELVLNPNGAYFQLIQLQGISEEEEQKVDRRMPDTRSNNTHLSFRLSISRDSAGNSSQDSLTLPLGQPGTVEFSEDNDTCGENQKEHDDDCEVPKKGPMGRLALLNKPEVPMILLGSIAAGVHGVLFPMFSVMLSSAVKTFYEPPDKLKKDSSFLGLMCVVLGIISIILIPAEFFLFGIAGGKLIERIRGLSFQSIVHQEMAWFDDPKNSSGALGARLSVDALNVRRLVGDNLGLTIQVISTLLAGFIIAIIADWQLSLIIMCVIPLVGLQSYAQVKFLKGFSQDAKMMYDDASQLAIDAISSIRTIASFCCEKRITRIYDLKCEASMNQGVRTGIVGGIGYGFSFMMLYLAYSLCSYVGAQFVRHGKSSFDDVFRVFFALVMATIGVSQSSARATDSSKAKDSAISVFALLDRKSEIDSSSKEGITLDVVKGDIDFLHVSFKYPTRPDIQIFTDFTMHIPSGKTVALVGGSGSGKSTIIALLERFYDPNSGTISLDGVEIKSLNITWLRDQMGLVSQEPVLFNDTIHANICYGKNMEVTEEELIAASRASNAHEFISSLPQGYATSVGERGIQLSGGQKQRVAIARAILKDPKMLLLDEATSALDVESERIVQDALDHVMVGRTTVVVAHRLSTIKAADMIVVLKDGAVVEKGRHEALMNIQGGVYASLVEHHLV